From Parafrankia irregularis, the proteins below share one genomic window:
- a CDS encoding EamA family transporter, with amino-acid sequence MRTRYLLLGPASDAGPRDPSRDPEHRHQAGARGRWVPAGLVLAQVLSLQCGAAAAKNLFPAVGTTATVLMRLWFAALLLLALARPSLRVTRARGIRPTAALGCVLAAMNMAYFQAVAHLPLGIAAVLELLGPLAVATVMSRSRADVLAAVLAFGGITLIAFPHGAGVTAAGLTPGLLAAILRASYVLLTGHIGRTTADLSGLAVALLVGACVFTPFALAFGHVHRLGDPRNLALGLLVAVLSSALPYTLDVHTLRRTSARVFGVLLCLGPAVGAVVGYLLLGEQLSPRQVIAVLLITTATLVVSRRKEATHRIPPP; translated from the coding sequence CGCCGGCCCGCGGGACCCGAGCCGTGACCCGGAACACCGCCACCAGGCCGGTGCCCGGGGCCGGTGGGTGCCCGCAGGCCTCGTGCTCGCCCAGGTCCTGAGCCTGCAGTGCGGCGCCGCGGCGGCCAAGAACCTGTTCCCCGCCGTGGGCACCACCGCGACCGTCCTGATGCGCCTGTGGTTCGCCGCGCTGCTCCTGCTCGCCCTGGCGCGGCCCAGCCTTCGGGTCACCCGTGCCAGGGGCATACGCCCGACAGCCGCACTGGGGTGCGTTCTCGCGGCCATGAACATGGCGTACTTCCAGGCCGTCGCGCACCTACCCCTCGGCATCGCGGCCGTCCTGGAACTGCTCGGACCACTCGCGGTGGCGACCGTCATGTCGCGGAGTCGGGCAGACGTCCTCGCGGCGGTACTGGCCTTCGGCGGAATCACATTGATCGCCTTTCCCCACGGGGCTGGGGTCACCGCCGCCGGCCTGACACCGGGCCTGCTCGCGGCGATCCTGCGTGCCTCCTACGTCCTGCTGACCGGGCACATCGGACGCACGACCGCCGACCTGTCAGGTCTCGCCGTCGCCCTCCTCGTCGGCGCTTGCGTCTTCACCCCGTTCGCCCTGGCCTTCGGGCACGTCCACCGCCTCGGTGACCCGAGGAACCTGGCCCTGGGGCTGCTGGTCGCGGTCCTCTCCTCGGCGCTGCCCTACACACTTGACGTCCACACGCTGCGGAGAACCAGCGCCAGGGTCTTCGGTGTCCTGCTCTGCCTGGGGCCCGCGGTCGGCGCCGTCGTCGGATATCTCCTGCTGGGGGAGCAGCTCAGCCCGCGGCAGGTGATCGCGGTTCTGCTCATCACCACGGCCACCCTTGTGGTCTCCCGTCGAAAGGAGGCCACTCACCGCATTCCGCCGCCGTGA
- a CDS encoding polysaccharide deacetylase family protein yields the protein MTEIFDHDLSRRRFLTATGVAAAAAAAAAGGLAACAVGGPQPAESASPSSTPQPSAAALGTVETGTAAPSVASALTGPGLVPGGPAAAITHGPRDRPQVALTFHLGPHEAGQDLSLAHQLLADAAQLSVPITVFAVGQWLDGHRDLVPTILAAGNELANHTLTHPTLTALPADQVAAEIAGCRDVLARLAPTQGRYFRPSGTSTATPLILTEAGAAGYRTVVDFDVDPLDYTSPGADAVVARIRADTRPGSIVSMHFGYPGTVSAFPRIVANLRTAGLTPVRVHDLLI from the coding sequence ATGACCGAGATATTCGACCACGACCTCTCCCGCCGCCGCTTCCTGACCGCGACCGGCGTCGCGGCGGCCGCAGCCGCAGCCGCCGCCGGCGGCCTCGCGGCCTGTGCCGTCGGAGGGCCACAACCGGCGGAGTCAGCCTCACCGTCGTCCACCCCGCAGCCTTCCGCCGCGGCCCTCGGCACCGTGGAGACCGGCACGGCGGCACCCTCCGTGGCGTCGGCCCTGACCGGCCCGGGACTGGTGCCGGGAGGGCCCGCGGCTGCGATCACCCACGGCCCGCGGGACCGGCCCCAGGTCGCTCTCACCTTCCATCTCGGTCCGCACGAGGCCGGCCAGGATCTCTCACTGGCCCACCAACTGCTCGCCGACGCCGCCCAGCTCTCCGTGCCGATCACGGTGTTCGCGGTCGGCCAGTGGCTGGACGGCCATCGCGATCTCGTCCCGACGATCCTGGCGGCCGGTAACGAACTGGCGAACCACACCCTCACCCACCCGACGCTGACCGCGCTGCCCGCCGATCAGGTGGCCGCCGAGATCGCCGGCTGCCGGGACGTCCTCGCCCGGCTCGCCCCGACCCAGGGCCGCTACTTCCGGCCTTCCGGCACGAGCACCGCCACCCCGCTGATCCTCACCGAGGCCGGCGCCGCCGGTTACCGCACGGTCGTCGACTTCGACGTCGACCCGCTCGACTACACCTCCCCGGGAGCCGACGCCGTCGTCGCCCGCATCCGCGCAGACACCAGGCCGGGCTCGATCGTGAGCATGCACTTCGGGTACCCGGGCACCGTCAGCGCGTTTCCCAGAATCGTCGCGAACCTACGCACAGCCGGCCTCACTCCGGTCCGAGTACACGACCTCCTCATCTGA